A genomic segment from Dendropsophus ebraccatus isolate aDenEbr1 chromosome 7, aDenEbr1.pat, whole genome shotgun sequence encodes:
- the PCDH10 gene encoding protocadherin-10 isoform X2, with protein sequence MIVLFLVVFLVDGVLCQLAYKVQEERDHGTFVGNIAEDLGLDITKLSSRRFQTAPNSRSPYLELNLENGVLYVKEKIDRELVCKQSPSCLLHLEVFLENPLEFFRVEIEVLDINDNPPSFPESDIQVEISESATLGTRFPLESAYDPDVGNNSLRTYEMTTNSFFTLEVQTQGDGNKFAELVLKKQLDREQQALHRYVLTAMDGGFPQRTGTALLTIKVLDSNDNVPVFDQPVYTVSLPENSPPGTLVLQLNATDEDEGQNGEVVYSFSSHNSPRVREIFSIDPRTGRMEISGELDYEESATYQVYVQAKDLGPNAVPAHCKVMVKVLDLNDNAPEISFSTVKEAVSEGAPPGTVVALFSVTDKDSEENGQIHCEILGEVPFRLKLSYKNYYTIVTDGVLDRELVPSYTVTVLARDRGSPPLSSTKSIQVQVADVNDNAPRFSQPVYNVYVTENNVPGAYISAVSATDRDEEENAHVSYSILECDIQGMSVTTYVSINSENGYLYALRTFDYEQLKDFSFMVEARDAGSPPLSTNATVNIVIVDQNDNAPSIISPHGRNGTAKELLPRTAEPGYLFTRVVAVDLDEGENARLTYSILRGNDMSLFRMDWRTGELRTARKITSKRDPHRPFELVVEVRDHGQPPLSSTSLIQVEIVDSAVEKFNENHRSSRSNDTALDLTLILIIALGSVSFIFLLAMIVLAIRCQKEKKLNIYSCLASDCCVCCCSCCSRHARARKKKLSKSDIMLVQSSNVPSATQVPVEESGSFGSHHHNQNYCYQVCLTPESAKTDLMFLKPCSPSRSTDTEHNPCGAIVTGYADQQPDIISNGSILSSENKHQRTELSYLVDRPRRVNSSAFQEADIVSSKDSGHGDSEQGDSDHDATNRGQSSARKRIC encoded by the exons ATGATTGTTTTATTTCTTGTGGTGTTCCTGGTGGATGGTGTGCTTTGCCAGCTCGCCTAcaaggtgcaggaggagagggaccATGGCACTTTCGTGGGGAATATCGCTGAGGATTTGGGCTTGGACATTACAAAACTCTCCAGTCGCCGCTTCCAGACTGCCCCCAACTCTAGGAGCCCTTACCTGGAGCTCAACCTGGAGAATGGGGTGCTCTATGTCAAGGAGAAGATAGACAGGGAGCTGGTGTGCAAGCAGAGCCCCTCCTGCCTGCTGCACCTCGAGGTCTTCTTGGAGAACCCCTTAGAATTCTTCAGGGTGGAGATCGAGGTGCTGGACATCAATGACAACCCCCCGAGCTTCCCCGAGTCTGACATCCAGGTGGAGATCTCAGAGAGCGCCACCCTGGGCACTCGCTTCCCCTTAGAGAGCGCCTACGACCCGGACGTGGGCAACAACTCTCTCCGCACCTACGAGATGACCACCAACAGCTTCTTCACCCTGGAGGTGCAGACCCAAGGAGATGGCAACAAGTTTGCTGAGCTGGTGCTGAAGAAGCAGCTGGACAGGGAGCAACAAGCACTGCACAGGTACGTGCTGACTGCCATGGACGGGGGCTTCCCTCAGAGGACGGGCACTGCCCTCCTTACCATCAAAGTGTTGGACTCCAATGACAACGTGCCCGTCTTCGACCAGCCCGTCTACACCGTCTCCCTGCCCGAGAACTCGCCGCCCGGCACCTTGGTCCTCCAGCTCAATGCCACCGACGAGGATGAAGGTCAAAACGGGGAGGTGGTGTACTCGTTCAGCAGCCACAACTCGCCCCGCGTCCGGGAGATCTTCAGCATCGACCCCAGGACGGGTCGCATGGAGATCTCCGGGGAGCTGGACTACGAGGAGAGCGCCACCTACCAGGTGTACGTGCAAGCCAAGGACCTGGGGCCGAACGCCGTGCCCGCTCACTGCAAGGTGATGGTGAAGGTGCTGGACCTGAACGACAACGCGCCCGAGATCAGCTTCAGCACCGTCAAGGAGGCGGTGAGCGAGGGCGCCCCCCCGGGCACGGTGGTGGCCCTCTTCAGCGTGACTGACAAGGACTCGGAGGAGAACGGGCAGATCCATTGCGAGATCCTCGGGGAAGTGCCCTTCAGGCTCAAGCTGTCCTATAAGAACTACTACACCATAGTGACGGACGGCGTCCTGGACCGGGAGCTGGTGCCGTCCTACACGGTGACGGTTCTGGCCCGGGACCGGGGctcccctcccctcagctccacCAAGTCCATCCAGGTGCAGGTGGCCGATGTCAACGACAACGCGCCCAGGTTCTCTCAGCCGGTGTATAACGTGTACGTGACGGAGAACAACGTACCGGGGGCTTATATCTCCGCCGTCAGCGCCACCGACAGAGACGAAGAGGAGAACGCTCATGTGTCCTACTCCATCCTGGAGTGCGACATCCAGGGCATGTCCGTCACCACCTACGTGTCCATCAACTCGGAGAACGGCTACCTGTACGCCCTCAGGACCTTCGACTACGAGCAGCTCAAGGACTTCAGCTTCATGGTGGAGGCTCGGGACGCCGGGAGCCCCCCGCTCTCCACCAACGCCACCGTCAACATAGTCATCGTCGACCAGAACGACAACGCGCCCTCCATCATCTCCCCTCACGGCCGGAACGGCACCGCCAAAGAGCTGCTGCCCCGCACCGCCGAGCCCGGCTACCTCTTCACGCGTGTGGTGGCCGTGGACCTGGATGAGGGAGAAAACGCGCGCCTCACCTACAGCATCCTCCGCGGGAACGACATGAGTTTGTTCAGGATGGACTGGAGGACCGGGGAACTACGGACGGCGCGGAAAATCACCAGTAAGAGAGACCCTCACAGACCCTTCGAGTTGGTGGTGGAGGTTCGGGACCATGGACAGCCGCCTCTCTCCTCCACGTCCCTCATACAGGTGGAGATCGTGGACAGCGCTGTGGAGAAATTCAACGAGAACCACCGCTCGAGCCGCTCCAACGACACCGCCCTCGACCTcaccctcatcctcatcatcgCCCTGGGCTCGGTCTCCTTCATCTTCCTCCTGGCTATGATAGTGCTGGCCATCAGGTGCCAGAAGGAGAAGAAGCTGAACATCTACAGCTGCCTGGCCAGTGACTGCTGCGTCTGCTGCTGCTCGTGCTGTAGTAGACATGCCCGAGCCCGCAAGAAGAAGCTCAGCAAGTCAGACATCATGCTGGTGCAAAGCTCCAATGTGCCCAGCGCCACCCAGGTACCTGTGGAGGAATCTGGCAGCTTTGGCTCCCACCATCACAACCAGAACTACTGCTACCAGGTCTGCCTGACCCCAGAGTCTGCCAAAACCGACCTCATGTTCCTCAAGCCCTGCAGCCCCTCCAGGAGCACGGACACAGAGCACAACCCTTGTGGGGCCATAGTGACAGGCTATGCTGACCAGCAGCCTGATATCATCTCCAATGGCAGCATCTTGTCCAGTGAG aataaacaCCAACGCACTGAACTCAGTTATCTAGTCGACAGACCTCGACGGGTAAACAG